A window of the Dyadobacter pollutisoli genome harbors these coding sequences:
- a CDS encoding T9SS type A sorting domain-containing protein — MEKLGTDETQEGFMVAGQDSYTFQVYSAGQYQVTCTRSYPGRPDLISTAQATANVSTCSVASISGDTETLLPNLDCKGFWENDYLVTFQNDVTQHVFAHLTPDLALYASIGEDPTGTFVSPATLETNGFFPEFAGCFSAVDPRIPLPVVLQNFEAHAEGQTALLTWRTASEINSELFVIERSQTGRDWQQIGSVLTEGTDIESTDYTFADPSPAHNLVYYRLKMVDTDGSFAYSKIQSVQFDCAGTIVYPNPVEGGKQLQLLLTDSQVKKIYIYDLAGENVYEASGPVEQINTKNLMNGRYLLKIQLKDGTESSHVIIKR; from the coding sequence TTGGAAAAATTGGGGACGGATGAAACCCAGGAGGGATTTATGGTCGCTGGTCAAGACAGTTATACTTTCCAGGTTTACAGTGCCGGGCAATATCAGGTTACATGTACAAGAAGCTATCCTGGCCGCCCGGACTTAATATCAACCGCACAGGCAACTGCTAATGTAAGTACCTGTTCAGTCGCATCAATTAGCGGCGATACTGAAACCCTGTTACCTAATTTGGATTGTAAAGGCTTTTGGGAGAATGACTACCTGGTTACTTTTCAAAATGATGTGACGCAACATGTTTTTGCGCACTTGACACCAGATCTCGCCCTTTATGCATCCATTGGAGAAGATCCGACAGGGACCTTTGTAAGTCCGGCGACATTGGAGACTAATGGCTTCTTCCCGGAATTTGCAGGCTGTTTTTCGGCAGTAGACCCGCGTATTCCTTTACCGGTTGTACTTCAAAATTTTGAAGCTCATGCGGAAGGCCAAACTGCCCTGCTTACCTGGCGTACCGCCAGCGAAATCAATAGCGAACTTTTTGTAATTGAACGTAGTCAAACCGGCAGAGATTGGCAGCAAATTGGTAGTGTGCTAACCGAAGGCACGGACATTGAAAGTACAGATTATACTTTCGCTGATCCCAGCCCCGCACATAACTTGGTATATTACCGGCTAAAAATGGTCGACACAGACGGAAGTTTTGCTTACAGCAAGATCCAATCCGTTCAATTTGACTGTGCTGGAACCATAGTCTATCCTAACCCGGTAGAAGGTGGCAAACAACTCCAATTGCTGTTAACCGATAGCCAGGTTAAAAAAATCTACATTTATGACCTGGCCGGAGAGAATGTATACGAAGCCAGCGGCCCCGTTGAACAAATCAACACGAAGAATCTGATGAACGGCCGGTACCTATTGAAAATTCAGCTCAAAGACGGCACTGAAAGCAGCCATGTCATTATCAAACGATAA
- a CDS encoding hybrid sensor histidine kinase/response regulator transcription factor, with protein sequence MWRRRGLLSDRSLNVLVGILLCFFINGMAQAEETGRVLRYSLKEGLSFGIVNSIVQDTTGFMWFGTSDGLNRFDGTSFKVFKHNPDDPQSISGNYIKSVFRDKDGTIWTTSRNGINEFVSQKEVFRRHTPYPDKNGSGSDVSDISQARDGNLWVSLNGSGFALFTKKDSRFIYYNQKTLASLGTNSILNAKEDSRGLLWLGTRDAGLEVFRIGKDRKLTKANLDLKDVPKARINNIYEDRFGNIWIASAKGLILFKRDEGKFYILKVSPQLHSDIYLSVQENNRQKLLIGVQDGGLYSLDLSEFQNRKPTDFAFEKVTDSQHEGITQRSIQSIYMDRDANIWLGTYGEGVYLISSIAEKFRKFDKKIKDYRAESYLRYYGICIDKDGFLWLGTDGDGIYKTKSSGEVVKHYTVDGRPGSLTDGAIISAYRDSGNDLWFGSYSQGLFLYNKSTDSFKRFLHDPSDPTSLGRNDVRAIFEDSEKNIWIGTNGSGLALLDRKTGKFKNYVPSNSSITSNDVRAIVEDKKGNLWIGTYGGGLNYLDVKSMRFTSFFNDPKKDDYLSNHIVFSLYVDARQRLWIGSEGNGLLVYDTVKKQTTHFNEKNGLANDVINAILAENVDKVWVSTNEGISSISLTDNKIDNYDQSNGLQAGQFNPNSALYNVKDGFMCFGGTEGWNLFYPKDIKTSSYQPKVMITGLQLYGRNVEIGAEIDGETILSQGIADQNKLVLQPTQSVFSIQYTSLNYAFPEGNRFAYKLEGLDEHWNYVKDERSATYRYLPAGTYHFKVKTANQDGVWFENTAALEIRILPPWYQTWWAYLLYVAVIIGLIYSYQLYKLRQAKLKYEIQLAHFETQKEKELNEKKLAFFTHISHEFRTPLTLIINPVRELLKDSSGNQDGSLDIVYRNAKRLLSLVDQLLLFRKADLKADKLKLSSHNLRDLAYEVFQCFIHQAEQRQVEYEFICGNDALELVCDREKLEIALFNLVSNALKFTPRNGKVSLELSDTEQHVRILVKDSGPGIPPQAKDQIYSVFHQFQDSRAASKGGFGIGLYLTKTFVESHFGHISHEPNWGGGTVFCIELPKNHPDLVPDQEITLQTEGGSVFLEELSADDIIMTPTAKSRQQMVVDELSSDVKVMLIVDDDADIRQYIGQIFKETFKLLQADNGQDGLILAKKHLPDIVICDVMMTGMTGIEMCQQMKSDTTVSHIPVILLTASTSQQVRLQGIEGGADDYISKPFDTELLVARVGAILKNRNDLQRYFYNEITLQANDFKISSEYKDFLKDCIRIVESHLTDPGFTIKVLAAEIGMSHSTLYNRIKSISGQSTNSFIRFIRLRRAAQILITTDITISEVAYQVGINDIKYFREQFQKLFGMRPSEYVKKFRRPFHENFQVNRDVFQNKLDN encoded by the coding sequence ATGTGGCGAAGGCGTGGCTTATTGAGCGATAGGTCTTTAAATGTGCTGGTAGGGATATTGCTTTGCTTTTTTATCAATGGCATGGCTCAGGCGGAGGAGACGGGCCGGGTATTGCGCTACTCGTTAAAGGAAGGCTTATCGTTTGGGATTGTCAACAGCATTGTCCAGGACACCACGGGCTTCATGTGGTTTGGTACCAGCGACGGCCTTAACCGTTTCGACGGCACCTCATTCAAGGTTTTTAAACACAACCCCGACGATCCGCAAAGCATCTCAGGTAATTACATTAAATCCGTGTTCCGCGACAAGGACGGCACGATCTGGACTACCTCCCGGAATGGTATTAACGAGTTCGTTTCTCAAAAAGAAGTATTCAGAAGACATACACCCTACCCGGACAAAAATGGCTCGGGGAGTGACGTGAGCGATATTTCGCAGGCCCGAGATGGTAATTTGTGGGTATCGCTGAATGGTTCTGGCTTTGCATTATTCACCAAAAAAGACTCGCGCTTTATTTATTACAATCAAAAAACGCTGGCGTCGCTTGGTACAAATTCCATATTGAATGCAAAGGAAGATTCCCGCGGGCTGCTCTGGCTGGGCACACGTGACGCAGGATTGGAGGTATTCAGGATTGGCAAAGACAGAAAACTCACAAAGGCAAATCTGGACCTGAAAGATGTTCCGAAAGCCCGCATCAACAATATTTATGAAGACCGGTTCGGTAACATCTGGATTGCGTCGGCGAAAGGACTCATCCTGTTCAAACGCGATGAAGGAAAGTTTTACATTTTGAAGGTTTCACCCCAGCTACACAGTGATATTTATCTCTCCGTTCAGGAAAATAACCGGCAAAAACTACTGATAGGCGTTCAGGACGGTGGTTTGTACAGCCTGGACCTGAGCGAATTCCAGAATCGCAAACCAACGGACTTTGCATTCGAAAAGGTTACGGATTCGCAGCATGAAGGTATCACGCAGCGCTCGATCCAGTCTATATATATGGACAGGGATGCCAATATATGGCTGGGGACTTATGGCGAGGGTGTGTACCTGATCAGCAGCATTGCCGAGAAATTCAGGAAGTTTGATAAAAAAATAAAAGACTACCGCGCCGAAAGCTACCTGCGTTACTACGGCATTTGCATCGACAAAGACGGTTTTTTATGGCTTGGAACGGACGGGGACGGCATTTATAAAACCAAAAGTTCGGGCGAAGTAGTCAAACATTACACAGTGGACGGTCGGCCGGGCAGCCTGACCGACGGCGCGATTATTTCGGCATATCGGGACAGCGGCAATGATCTTTGGTTTGGAAGCTACTCCCAGGGACTCTTCTTATATAACAAGTCCACGGACTCATTCAAGCGCTTTTTGCACGACCCGTCCGATCCGACGAGCCTGGGCAGAAATGATGTGAGGGCCATTTTTGAAGATTCCGAAAAGAACATCTGGATCGGGACTAATGGCAGTGGACTGGCGCTTCTGGATAGAAAAACGGGGAAATTTAAAAACTATGTTCCGTCCAACAGTAGCATCACTTCCAATGATGTGCGGGCGATCGTAGAGGACAAAAAAGGAAATTTATGGATCGGAACCTACGGTGGCGGACTCAACTACCTGGATGTAAAGAGTATGCGGTTCACGTCCTTTTTTAATGATCCTAAAAAGGATGACTATCTATCCAATCACATTGTTTTTTCGCTGTACGTAGATGCCCGGCAAAGGTTATGGATTGGCTCAGAGGGGAATGGGTTGTTGGTGTATGACACGGTCAAAAAGCAGACGACACATTTTAATGAAAAGAATGGGCTGGCCAATGATGTAATCAATGCGATACTGGCTGAGAACGTTGATAAAGTTTGGGTTAGTACCAATGAAGGGATTTCCAGTATCAGCCTCACCGACAACAAAATAGATAACTACGACCAGAGTAATGGGTTGCAGGCAGGTCAGTTCAACCCCAATTCCGCGCTTTACAATGTGAAAGATGGATTCATGTGTTTCGGCGGGACCGAAGGCTGGAACCTGTTTTATCCCAAAGACATAAAAACGTCTTCCTATCAACCCAAAGTAATGATTACCGGCTTGCAGCTTTATGGCCGGAATGTCGAGATCGGCGCGGAAATTGACGGAGAAACCATTCTGTCACAAGGCATTGCGGACCAAAACAAGCTGGTGCTGCAACCTACACAATCGGTATTTTCAATTCAGTACACGTCACTCAACTATGCTTTTCCGGAAGGAAACAGGTTTGCCTACAAACTGGAAGGCCTCGACGAACATTGGAACTATGTGAAGGATGAGCGCTCGGCGACGTATCGTTATCTGCCAGCAGGAACATACCATTTTAAGGTCAAAACAGCCAACCAGGACGGTGTCTGGTTTGAGAATACGGCTGCATTGGAAATCCGCATTTTGCCGCCTTGGTACCAAACCTGGTGGGCCTATTTGCTTTACGTGGCGGTCATTATCGGTCTTATTTACTCTTATCAGTTGTACAAATTGCGACAAGCCAAACTCAAATACGAGATTCAGCTCGCCCATTTTGAAACACAAAAAGAAAAAGAGCTGAACGAAAAAAAGCTGGCCTTTTTCACACACATTTCCCACGAATTCAGGACGCCGCTTACATTGATTATCAACCCGGTAAGAGAACTTTTGAAAGACAGTTCCGGCAATCAGGATGGTAGCCTCGACATTGTGTACCGCAATGCAAAAAGGCTCCTCAGCCTCGTGGACCAGCTTTTATTATTCAGGAAGGCGGATTTAAAAGCAGACAAACTCAAACTCTCCTCTCATAATCTGCGCGACCTCGCCTATGAAGTTTTTCAATGCTTCATTCATCAGGCAGAACAAAGGCAGGTTGAGTACGAGTTTATTTGTGGTAATGATGCGCTGGAATTAGTCTGCGACCGTGAGAAGCTGGAAATTGCATTGTTTAACCTGGTTTCTAATGCATTGAAATTTACACCCAGAAACGGGAAAGTCAGTCTCGAACTGTCGGATACGGAACAGCACGTGCGAATCCTGGTGAAGGATTCCGGGCCAGGCATTCCTCCGCAGGCCAAGGACCAGATCTATTCGGTGTTTCATCAGTTTCAGGATAGCCGTGCTGCTTCGAAAGGAGGTTTTGGTATAGGTCTGTATTTAACCAAAACCTTCGTTGAAAGTCATTTTGGCCATATTTCGCATGAACCTAATTGGGGAGGCGGCACCGTTTTCTGCATTGAACTGCCTAAAAATCACCCGGACCTAGTTCCTGATCAGGAAATCACATTGCAAACCGAAGGAGGCTCCGTGTTCCTGGAAGAACTTTCGGCAGATGATATCATAATGACCCCTACTGCCAAATCCAGGCAACAAATGGTGGTCGACGAGCTGAGTTCCGACGTAAAAGTGATGCTGATCGTTGATGATGATGCGGATATCAGGCAATATATCGGGCAGATTTTCAAAGAAACTTTTAAACTTTTGCAGGCAGACAATGGCCAGGATGGTTTGATATTGGCCAAAAAGCATTTACCCGACATTGTGATCTGCGATGTGATGATGACAGGCATGACGGGCATTGAAATGTGCCAACAAATGAAAAGCGACACGACGGTGAGCCACATTCCCGTGATCTTGCTCACTGCGAGCACTTCTCAGCAGGTGCGTTTGCAGGGCATTGAAGGCGGCGCGGATGACTATATCAGCAAGCCTTTTGACACCGAGCTGCTCGTGGCGCGGGTAGGAGCGATCCTTAAAAACCGTAACGACCTGCAGCGCTATTTCTACAACGAGATCACATTGCAGGCCAACGATTTCAAGATCTCTTCGGAGTACAAAGACTTTTTGAAAGATTGTATCCGCATTGTCGAGAGCCATTTGACGGATCCTGGTTTTACGATCAAGGTCCTGGCGGCTGAGATCGGTATGAGCCATTCGACACTTTACAACAGGATCAAATCCATTTCCGGACAGTCAACCAACAGCT
- a CDS encoding carcinine hydrolase/isopenicillin-N N-acyltransferase family protein, which translates to MMTLRIFVVLLIAFMPMLSHNSVACSMCKVTINGKTYLGNNEDSWKTGSRITFVNAPPGKLGALYVSYSDFFAQGGMNEAGLAFDGLTIYKANIKVDPSKKNVTNFRTFVRDIMQNCKTVEDVREYASQYNRHGISNGELFFADKSGHYLIMEPDTVIIGNDDKYIIANFCPSVTPENKRLDWDRYRRGREYINKHQSGTPKNYCLALVDTMHECREKMGDGTMYSSVADLEKGDFSLYFYHDYSKEVKFNLKQELAKGDHTIEIASLFPTNAEYERLANYKVPQNDKRVFLFLLFCGGIFGFSAIYFLISYLVSLKTTDRIQDSYIGFKLMLFAISIPMLYYMFILTRNPAIFYSKAPYQDIQFSLKNIAAYLPFVLLLLIVPFLRINFKVFGQKTWRMPSKLLLTLNNVVYLTLIFFFIYWGFYDVF; encoded by the coding sequence ATGATGACTCTCCGTATTTTTGTTGTGTTATTGATTGCTTTTATGCCAATGCTAAGTCACAATAGCGTGGCGTGCAGCATGTGCAAAGTAACGATTAATGGTAAGACCTATTTGGGCAATAATGAAGATTCATGGAAGACTGGATCCAGAATTACTTTTGTTAATGCGCCGCCGGGAAAATTAGGGGCATTATATGTGAGCTACAGCGATTTTTTCGCGCAGGGAGGAATGAATGAGGCTGGCCTGGCCTTTGACGGACTGACAATTTATAAAGCAAATATCAAAGTTGATCCGTCGAAAAAAAACGTTACCAATTTCAGGACATTCGTCAGAGACATTATGCAAAACTGCAAAACTGTGGAAGATGTCAGGGAATATGCGAGCCAATACAACAGACACGGGATCAGCAATGGGGAGCTATTTTTCGCAGATAAATCGGGGCATTACCTGATCATGGAACCGGATACGGTAATAATAGGAAATGATGATAAATACATTATTGCCAACTTTTGTCCGTCGGTAACACCTGAAAATAAAAGATTGGATTGGGACCGGTATCGAAGAGGCCGGGAGTACATTAATAAACACCAGTCCGGTACGCCCAAAAACTATTGCCTGGCATTGGTAGACACCATGCACGAATGCCGGGAAAAGATGGGTGACGGCACCATGTATTCCTCCGTTGCGGATCTCGAAAAAGGAGATTTCAGCTTGTATTTTTACCATGATTACAGTAAGGAAGTTAAATTCAATTTGAAACAGGAACTGGCCAAAGGTGACCATACCATTGAAATTGCTTCGCTGTTCCCGACCAATGCGGAATACGAAAGATTGGCCAATTACAAAGTCCCACAAAACGACAAACGCGTTTTTCTTTTCCTGCTTTTCTGTGGCGGAATTTTTGGTTTTTCTGCTATCTATTTTTTAATCAGCTATTTGGTAAGCCTAAAAACAACGGACCGCATTCAGGATTCTTACATTGGATTTAAACTGATGTTGTTCGCTATCAGCATTCCAATGCTATATTATATGTTCATTTTGACAAGAAACCCCGCTATATTTTATAGTAAAGCTCCCTACCAGGACATTCAATTTTCGTTGAAAAACATAGCTGCCTACCTTCCTTTCGTCCTACTACTGCTCATCGTCCCGTTTTTGAGAATTAATTTCAAAGTCTTTGGCCAAAAAACCTGGCGTATGCCTTCCAAATTGCTTTTGACGCTGAATAATGTCGTATATCTGACCTTGATATTTTTCTTTATTTACTGGGGTTTTTATGATGTGTTTTGA
- a CDS encoding esterase/lipase family protein, with the protein MNKIYTSSKTTVFISLFILAINVTYSQNSATYQEKINTELSKLDLTAIKNGILLNLSMFNSAEQDQFRNLKPNQKQTFSNAENWENLYVRLSRAQLVKDQKIFPEFSLLTGTSIQNRTKNNIIPIGILDVEGTLLNEQQLKEAEQKNSIKNNSPQDYERIRFLSASVLQEEVYQAEVQFKISPDLLIANRPSSIQSIEIDFSDGKGFTNYKVVNQLIHHKFNSLGKNAIKIKLQTPKGSYLFESVVNVMQFERKKPNREFQVTTSPIAFDTVTYRNGSNHRTSAVPGANVRILLGCDGVFDKPLLLVEGTDLGEDVNLDKLEAVWTGGQQRVLEDYTAEGYDPVFLDWQNSHDFIQNNAQVLKAVINEINQTKVGNSQLIVIATSMGGLVSRWALREMENASQQHHVSHLICHDTPHQGANIPIGLTQLYWEIPIDVMENLLVLALSRTWANYYHALQAPSSRQMLMHWGGQPNLGVGNKHPDFDIFRTALTALGNGGYPATCRNIAMINGSMDASDRSLFDDFNYGDRIVLGWVPGFRRNTAFDIHTNDLSQSKQILRIAVLQIPPKFPTFLLKTINYNNSVNDDFLPGGVSYVEDRVIAFLSDKTFRFAFVPTFSAIDFQGPRTTQTEREMLNTTVVNAVMGPGRQTPFAAIYGRGDNLNTPHASPLILPWFGLGIAEGLITNTGCAAAPPPSA; encoded by the coding sequence ATGAATAAAATTTACACTTCATCAAAAACAACGGTATTTATTTCCCTTTTTATTCTGGCCATTAATGTCACCTATTCCCAAAACAGTGCAACTTACCAGGAAAAGATCAACACTGAACTTTCAAAATTAGACCTCACCGCGATCAAAAATGGCATCTTACTAAACTTGTCCATGTTTAATTCAGCCGAACAAGACCAGTTTCGAAATCTAAAACCAAATCAAAAGCAAACATTTTCGAATGCCGAAAATTGGGAAAATCTTTACGTGAGGCTCTCTCGCGCACAGTTAGTCAAAGACCAAAAAATATTTCCAGAATTTTCACTTTTAACGGGAACGAGCATCCAGAATAGAACTAAGAACAATATCATCCCCATTGGTATTCTGGATGTAGAAGGGACTTTGCTGAACGAACAACAATTAAAGGAAGCAGAGCAGAAGAATAGTATCAAAAATAATAGCCCGCAAGATTACGAAAGAATACGTTTCTTATCGGCTTCAGTTTTACAGGAGGAAGTTTATCAGGCAGAGGTACAGTTCAAAATAAGCCCCGATCTTTTGATCGCAAATCGCCCATCTTCCATTCAGTCAATCGAAATTGATTTCAGTGATGGAAAAGGATTTACAAATTATAAAGTTGTAAACCAATTGATTCATCACAAATTCAACAGCTTGGGGAAAAATGCTATCAAAATAAAGCTGCAAACTCCTAAAGGATCCTACTTGTTTGAAAGTGTTGTCAATGTCATGCAATTCGAGCGAAAAAAACCTAATAGAGAATTTCAGGTTACCACCTCTCCGATAGCATTCGATACAGTCACATATAGGAACGGTTCCAACCATCGTACTTCCGCTGTCCCAGGAGCCAATGTCAGAATTCTTCTTGGTTGTGATGGTGTTTTCGACAAGCCACTTCTTCTTGTAGAAGGAACCGATCTCGGGGAGGATGTAAACCTGGATAAGCTGGAAGCAGTTTGGACAGGAGGCCAACAACGCGTTCTGGAAGATTACACCGCTGAAGGTTATGACCCTGTTTTCTTGGACTGGCAAAATTCTCATGATTTCATTCAGAACAATGCCCAAGTCCTTAAGGCGGTGATCAATGAAATCAATCAGACTAAAGTTGGTAATAGCCAACTGATTGTAATAGCTACAAGTATGGGTGGGTTAGTTTCAAGATGGGCGCTGAGAGAAATGGAAAATGCGTCCCAGCAACATCATGTCAGCCACTTAATATGTCATGATACCCCACATCAGGGAGCTAATATTCCCATTGGGCTAACTCAGCTGTATTGGGAGATTCCCATAGACGTAATGGAAAATTTGCTTGTGCTTGCACTCAGCAGAACTTGGGCTAATTACTACCATGCCTTGCAAGCGCCTTCCTCCCGGCAAATGCTCATGCACTGGGGAGGGCAGCCTAACTTAGGTGTCGGAAACAAACATCCCGATTTTGACATTTTTCGCACAGCCTTAACAGCGCTCGGCAATGGTGGATATCCCGCAACATGCAGAAATATCGCCATGATCAATGGCAGTATGGACGCTTCAGACAGATCTCTTTTCGACGATTTTAATTATGGGGACAGGATTGTCCTGGGTTGGGTTCCCGGTTTCAGAAGAAATACGGCTTTCGATATTCACACTAATGATCTCTCGCAGAGCAAACAGATCCTTAGAATAGCCGTCTTACAAATTCCTCCAAAATTCCCTACCTTCCTCCTAAAAACAATTAACTATAACAATTCAGTCAATGACGATTTCCTTCCCGGTGGAGTGAGTTATGTAGAGGATAGGGTAATTGCATTTCTTAGTGACAAAACGTTTCGGTTTGCTTTCGTACCAACATTTAGCGCTATCGATTTCCAGGGCCCTAGAACAACACAGACCGAAAGGGAAATGTTAAACACCACAGTCGTCAATGCTGTGATGGGGCCTGGCCGTCAAACACCTTTTGCAGCTATCTATGGCAGAGGTGATAATCTTAACACACCGCACGCTTCGCCCTTGATATTACCTTGGTTCGGACTTGGTATAGCAGAAGGCTTAATTACTAATACGGGCTGCGCCGCCGCCCCTCCCCCCAGCGCCTAA